A segment of the Candidatus Marimicrobium litorale genome:
GAAATCCGCGTCAGGATTTGTTCGGCTGACAATGTTGTGTACTTCACGGGCAGTGCCTACCGGTACGGTGGATTTATCGACGATGACGGTGTATCCCTCGAGGTGTTCAGCGATTTCTTCCGCTGCGGCATAGACATACTTTAGATCTGCGTGACCGTCTCCACGTCGCGTCGGTGTGCCCACAGCGATAAAGACGAGGTCCGCGTCAGCAATCCAGTCTTTTAGCTGGTCGGAAAATTTTAGACGTCCACCCTTCACATTGCGAGAAACGAGGTCGTCCAATCCGGGTTCATAGATTGGGATGTTAGCAGCCTGCAGTGCTTTTATTTTTGATGCATCAACGTCGACGCAGGTTACATTTGCGCCGAACTCTGCAAAGCAGGCACCGGAGACCAGCCCCACGTAGCCTGCGCCTATCATCACAACATTCATTTAATGCCCCTTATCCATGTGGCTCATATACCATTCGATAAAATGATCGATGCCTTCCTGTATCGGCGTTCTGGGATGATAGTCCACCGCCTCTATCAGGGCGCCAATGTCGGCATAGGTTGCCGCTACATCACCAGGCTGCATGGGGAGCAACTGCTTTTCTGCTTTTTTTCCTATGGCCTGTTCGATTGCACCAATAAATTCCATTAACGAGACGGGGTTGTTGTTTCCAATATTATAGAGTCGATAAGGGGCGCTGCTGGTTCCTGGATCGGGTTGTCGTGAGTCCCAGTCAGGATTGGGGGTGGCGGGCTTGTCTGTCACACGGATGATGCCTTCCACAATATCGTCGATGTAGGTGAAATCCCTTTGCATCTCACCGTTATTGAAAACCTTGATAGGTTCGCCCTTTAAAATGGCATCGGTGAAAAGGAAAAGCGCCATGTCGGGTCGCCCCCACGGTCCGTAAACAGTGAAAAACCGCAAACCCGTGGTCGGAATGTTGTACAAGTGCGAATAGGTATGCGCCATTAGCTCATTGGCCTTTTTAGTCGCCGCGTAGAGTGATATCGGATGATCGACATTGTCGTGAACGGAAAAGGGCATGCTGCCGTTCATGCCGTAAACCGAGCTGCTGCTGGCGTAGACAAGGTGGCCGATGCGATGGTGTCGACAACATTCAAGTATATTGGTGAAGCCTATGACGTTGCTGTCGATGTAGGCGTGTGGATTTTCCAATGAGTATCTCACCCCTGCCTGGGCGGCGAGGTTGATAACCGCATCGAAACGCGTTGCCTCGAAGAGCGCATTCAACGCGTCCCGGTCTCGCAGATCGGCCTTGACGAAGGTGAAGTGATCCTGACGGCGCAATCGCTCCAGGCGTGCCTCTTTCAGGCTGACGTCATAATAATCGTTGAGGTTATCCAGCCCGATAACCCTGTCGCCTCGGGCGAGGAGTTTTTCACTGAGGTGGTAGCCAATAAAGCCGGCGGCGCCGGTGACGAGTATCTGCATGGGAAGGGATCTATTACCGAGTTGGAGTCACATAATATAGAGTTTTTCTGATATTTTCATAGTCGGATAGTCAGAGAGTATGACGCCCTGCGGGTTTTTCCCTCATACCAATCGGTTATACTCACAGTCTTTATTACAGTCGACGTGATGGGATAATACTATGACGGGTACCGTGTTGGTGACTGGAGGAGCGGGCTACATTGGCAGCCACGCCTGTGTTGCTTTGATTGACGCGGGATATGACGTGGTTGTGCTGGACAACCTGTCTAACAGCAGCGCCGTAGCCTTGGAGCGATGCGGCAGTATTTGTGGGACAGTGCCTGAGTTTGTGCAGGGTGATATACGCGATCGCCAGTGCCTGGACGCGGTATTCAGTCGGCATACAGTGCGGGCGGTGTTGCACTTTGCCGGTCTCAAGGCAGTGGGTGAATCGGTAGCAATGCCATTGGAATACTACGACTGCAATGTCTCTGGTTCGCTTGTGCTGCTGGAGGCGATGGCGAAAGCAGGGGTAAAAAATCTTGTGTTTTCCTCATCGGCTACGGTCTATGGCGACCCGGCAACTGTGCCTATCCGCGAGGATTTCAATCTGGCGCCCACCAGCCCCTACGGGCGAACCAAGCGCATGGTTGAGGACATACTTGCTGACTGGCAGGTGGCCAACCCGGACTGGAGTATTTGCCGCCTACGCTATTTCAATCCGGTCGGTGCCCATCCAGGTGGTACGATAGGCGAAGACCCGCAGGGCCACCCGAATAATCTGATGCCATTCATTGCGCAGGTCGCTGTAGGTCAGCGCGATAAGCTGTTTGTTTTTGGCGACGACTATGCAACATCTGATGGTACGGGTGTTCGCGACTACATTCACGTCATGGACCTTGTAGAGGGACACGTGTCTGCGCTCGACTATGTGTGTCGTCAAACAGGGTTGCACACCATTAACCTCGGTACCGGTAACGGTGTGTCAGTGCTGGAGATGATCAGCGCGTTCGAGCGTGCCAGCGGAAAGGCGGTGCCCTACGAGATTGTTGCAAGGCGACCGGGCGATATCGCCACCTGCTGGGCCGACCCAACGCTGGCGCAAACATTGCTGCAGTGGAGGGCGTCTCGCGACCTTGCGCAGATGTGTCAGGATACCTGGCGTTGGCAAGCGTCTAATCCGCGGGGCTACGCCTCCTGATTAACGCGTTGCACGATTCAGGCCCGGTGACCGAGATCGTTCCTGTGCCAATCGGCCCGCCGTTCGTGTGTACTTCGAAAGAAAATCTAATCAGCAATACGCGCAGAAACACCTTTTATGCTGCGGGATTTTGGCCCTTCAGGTAGCTCGCCGAGCTCAGTGGAGCGAGGACTTTCCGGTGCGGCCGCCGCAAAACGGAAAATGTGACCCGAACGCGTCGCCATTCTCATCTTCGTTTTGACGCAGCCCCCGAAGGCCCAATAGCGCCAGTAAGCCTGACATTAGAGCGAGTAGCCAGAGCGGAGCCAGCGGCACAGAGGTTGGGCCCGTGCTCGAACAATTTATGGGCGTGGATGCGAGGCTGACGCTACCGTTGTAAAAGGTCTGTCCAGACCAATTCAATGCGTTGCTGCAATAGCTGACAGTGGCCAGCCCAGTATTGTTTTGAAACATGGTGTCTATATCGAAGGCTTCGAATGCCCCCCTGAACTCGACTGTGCTGAGGTTGTTCCTATTGAAAGCATTAGCGTCGATAGTAGTGACACTAGCGGGAACGGTTAGAGTTTCAAGAGCGTTGCTCTCGAACGCTTTCTTTCCGATAATTTTTACGCCGTCCGGAATTCTTATATTTTTGAGGGTGTTGCCCTTAAAGGCTTTTTCGCCAAAAGTCTGTATGTTTTGTCCTATGACTACGCTGAACAGATTTTGATCTTCAAAGGCTTGAATTTTGACACGGGTCACTGCGTAATCGATTGAGCCTTCCCGCACCGTAGCTGGAATTGTTATGTTTAAGTCACTGCATATTGCTGTATCACAGCCTGCCAGTTCGACCTGATTATCGGGCGTTCCGGCAATGACGTCATAACTCAAGCCAAGCGCGTTGAAAGCAAAGGTTTGACTCGAAAAGAGTGTTGAAGAAATAAGAAGAAAATAAAGAGCTGGCAAGCCGTATTGCGGTATTCGAAGACGTGACATCTCCATTAGAGAATTCCTAATGCGTAATCTATGATGCGAAAACCGCGGGTATGCAGTGATAGTATCGATCGGTTCGGTTAAGTCAAGGGCATGGCATGGCCCTGCAGGCTTGAGAAGCGACCGGCTGGAAATTGTCGCCATCGTCGCTGCGCGTACATCCGGTCAATCAAAGTATTAATGTCAGGTCCGGGCGCACACGCTGCTGTTGACTGAGCGTTGTATCAACGTTGCGGTCATCATGAGCGAACAGATTGTCGCTTGCAGTTTTCCCCCAAGCTTAACTTTCGGTTTTACTGCGGCTGAGACTAACCGCTCGTAAAGCGACCAATTATTGCGAAATAGACAAGCAGCGATTATTCGGCGTGGTCTTCCTCTACGAATGCCCAGGTAAGCTCTGCTGAAACGATCTTACCCGCATTGGCACTCATGGTGGGCCTTGTACTCGCTATAGGTCAGGCCGGTCCATCGTCGGAAGGCTCGGTAAAAGCTGTTGACCTCGAGATAACCAAGCTCATCTGCCAGACATTTACCCGGCAGCCATGCCTGTTTTAGCACTTGTTCACACCGATATTGTCGAGCTCGATCGAGCAAAAACTGGTAGCACGTATGGTCGGCACGCAGACGCCGACGCAGGGTGGTGCCACTCATACCAAGGGTTTCAGCGACCGAGTCCGCCCGCAGGCGGGCGAGATCTCCGCCAAGCAAGATTGTCAGCACCTTATCGGTTGTTCTCGTGGGCGCTGGGTACTCAGTGCGATGGGGCGGGGTCGCGTGGTGGCTGCCCGAGACTAGCAGGGATAAATTTTCCATAATCAAAACGTCCTTGTTTCGGTTTCTGGATGACGAATAGTGAGAGACTGAAGGTTTTCAGGGCCACAATCCGTGTCGCCCCGGTACACCTATTTTCAGGCTAGCACAGGTTCTGCGGAAATAAAGCCGGCCGCGCGCCCTGACTGAATATGATGGTAATCATCACCGGCCTGAAACGATATGGCCTAAAAATCGGGAGTAGGGCAGTCCATGACTGCGGCGACGCTGCAGATCAATTCTCGTTCCTGCGGGTTGAGCTCCCCGTCGATACTCGCAGACAGCGCCATGGCTTTCAGTATTCGGGGTTTGAGCAGAGGATAGCAGTCGTTGAGCTCGTTTACTGCCCGGCTGAAAGTGGCAACATCGCATGACTGGGAGGGCGCGATCGTCATGTCGCTGAGGTCCAGACTGTTTGCGGCAGCACCAAAGGCTAACCCGGAATCATCGTCTCCGTGGTAGGCCAGCACTGATAACACAGTGCGCAGTTGCTGGGAAACCCGACGCAGTGTGCGATGGCGCGGGCGGCCGGGGCGCACGCGGAAAAACTCGGGGTCCAGGTAGTGGCGAATCAATTGGAACAGGCACCACTCGTAAAGGCTCGTTCGTCGGTCCGCCCTGATCAGGGCGAGCAGGGTATTCTTGAACACCCGATACTGCTGCCTTGACATGGACTTCAGCGCCGGCAGACACATCTCCACCAGCGGCAGCCGCTGTCCGGCGTTCAACTCCTGTACCGCTGGCGACACGGCAATCATTGTCTCCCTTAGCCCTGAAATCTCTGCAGCGGCAATCACCTCAAACTGTTTCTGGCGTATAGATATCACAGGGTCTAACAACAGTGAAAAAATCAGAACATGGGCGCCCAGCGGTTCCCTGCACTGTTGAGCCAGCGCCAAAGGAATGCCCTCTGGCAGTGCGGACGCCGTCCCAGGTGGGTCGGTGGCGAAATGCGCATCTGCAAGCGTCGTAGAGTCGCCTTTGTCCATGATTGCCCCGGCTATTGCCGCGGTGACAATGGCAGCTCTGCCCACGCCTGCCTCGCTGCTGCGGGTATCCGTGGGCGTCTCTCTGTAATGAACAGGTTCGCGTCTGATGAACTCTCCGTTCCACTCTGGCTCCACTCGCCGGATTCTGTTTTCCAGTGGCGGGTGTGTGGCG
Coding sequences within it:
- a CDS encoding M48 family metallopeptidase — protein: MDFFAQQDHARRNTRLLVLLFVAAVLLLVTLTNAAVAAFLFVSQDYNLYSGGTGIDGFAAYFSWARFGMIGLAVSATVAMVVLVKWIQLSTGGKTVAERMGGTRVLPQSDDAAEQRCLNVVQEMALAANMPVPPVYVMNDERGINAFAAGITPANAVVAVTRGTIDHLQRNELQGVIAHEFSHILNGDMRLNIRLAAMLKGITFIGDVGHFILRSSNHARTGSSSRRNGGTAFLGLGLGLLALGWLGGAVAGFIKAAISRQKEYLADASAVQLTRSKTGIADALKVIGGYIPGTLVHAARANEMSHIFFGQIEHRLWHLFATHPPLENRIRRVEPEWNGEFIRREPVHYRETPTDTRSSEAGVGRAAIVTAAIAGAIMDKGDSTTLADAHFATDPPGTASALPEGIPLALAQQCREPLGAHVLIFSLLLDPVISIRQKQFEVIAAAEISGLRETMIAVSPAVQELNAGQRLPLVEMCLPALKSMSRQQYRVFKNTLLALIRADRRTSLYEWCLFQLIRHYLDPEFFRVRPGRPRHRTLRRVSQQLRTVLSVLAYHGDDDSGLAFGAAANSLDLSDMTIAPSQSCDVATFSRAVNELNDCYPLLKPRILKAMALSASIDGELNPQERELICSVAAVMDCPTPDF
- the galE gene encoding UDP-glucose 4-epimerase GalE — translated: MTGTVLVTGGAGYIGSHACVALIDAGYDVVVLDNLSNSSAVALERCGSICGTVPEFVQGDIRDRQCLDAVFSRHTVRAVLHFAGLKAVGESVAMPLEYYDCNVSGSLVLLEAMAKAGVKNLVFSSSATVYGDPATVPIREDFNLAPTSPYGRTKRMVEDILADWQVANPDWSICRLRYFNPVGAHPGGTIGEDPQGHPNNLMPFIAQVAVGQRDKLFVFGDDYATSDGTGVRDYIHVMDLVEGHVSALDYVCRQTGLHTINLGTGNGVSVLEMISAFERASGKAVPYEIVARRPGDIATCWADPTLAQTLLQWRASRDLAQMCQDTWRWQASNPRGYAS
- a CDS encoding leucine-rich repeat domain-containing protein, producing the protein MEMSRLRIPQYGLPALYFLLISSTLFSSQTFAFNALGLSYDVIAGTPDNQVELAGCDTAICSDLNITIPATVREGSIDYAVTRVKIQAFEDQNLFSVVIGQNIQTFGEKAFKGNTLKNIRIPDGVKIIGKKAFESNALETLTVPASVTTIDANAFNRNNLSTVEFRGAFEAFDIDTMFQNNTGLATVSYCSNALNWSGQTFYNGSVSLASTPINCSSTGPTSVPLAPLWLLALMSGLLALLGLRGLRQNEDENGDAFGSHFPFCGGRTGKSSLH
- a CDS encoding AraC family transcriptional regulator, giving the protein MENLSLLVSGSHHATPPHRTEYPAPTRTTDKVLTILLGGDLARLRADSVAETLGMSGTTLRRRLRADHTCYQFLLDRARQYRCEQVLKQAWLPGKCLADELGYLEVNSFYRAFRRWTGLTYSEYKAHHECQCG
- a CDS encoding NAD-dependent epimerase: MQILVTGAAGFIGYHLSEKLLARGDRVIGLDNLNDYYDVSLKEARLERLRRQDHFTFVKADLRDRDALNALFEATRFDAVINLAAQAGVRYSLENPHAYIDSNVIGFTNILECCRHHRIGHLVYASSSSVYGMNGSMPFSVHDNVDHPISLYAATKKANELMAHTYSHLYNIPTTGLRFFTVYGPWGRPDMALFLFTDAILKGEPIKVFNNGEMQRDFTYIDDIVEGIIRVTDKPATPNPDWDSRQPDPGTSSAPYRLYNIGNNNPVSLMEFIGAIEQAIGKKAEKQLLPMQPGDVAATYADIGALIEAVDYHPRTPIQEGIDHFIEWYMSHMDKGH